From Arcticibacter tournemirensis, one genomic window encodes:
- a CDS encoding thiamine pyrophosphate-dependent enzyme has product MAKKVAEQLVEMLIDSGIKRIYAVTGDSLNEVNDAVRRSGKIDWIHVRHEEAGAYAAAAEAELEGLACCAGSSGPGHVHLINGLYDAHRSGAPVIAIASTCPSGEFGTDFFQETNTIKLFDDCSSYNVLASTPVQFPRMMQQALQHAYHRKGVAVIGLPGDVAGMEAEESVAASGAFPGAAVMRPSYADLQTFADMVNSSKKTTIFCGIGCRHAHDEVVALADKVKAPVGYSFRGKMYVQHHNPNEVGMTGLLGLPSAYHAMQECDLLILLGTDFPYTNFLPKHCKIIQVDVKPEVIGRRAKVTLGLGGTVKDTIQGLLPLLNEKKDDEFLKNQLDFYAKVKKAIRVYVDDPGDTDLIHPEYVCSVINELAADNAIFTVDTGMSCVWGARYLDATGKREMLGSFNHGSMANAMPQAIGAALARPDQQIIALCGDGGLSMLLGDLSTIKQYNLPVKLIVFNNRSLGMVKLEMEVGGLPDWQTDMPDTDFAAIAEAMGIKGFTAHTPREARTAIGMALATEGPALVNILTDPNALAMPPKATFDQMKGFAVSMTKMMFNGKVDEVIAIIKSNYKHIAGII; this is encoded by the coding sequence ATGGCAAAGAAAGTAGCTGAACAATTAGTAGAAATGCTGATAGATTCAGGAATAAAACGAATCTACGCGGTAACGGGTGATAGTCTGAATGAAGTAAATGACGCGGTCAGAAGAAGCGGAAAAATTGACTGGATACACGTAAGGCATGAAGAAGCAGGCGCTTATGCAGCAGCAGCTGAAGCAGAGCTCGAAGGACTGGCTTGCTGTGCGGGAAGTTCAGGTCCGGGACATGTTCACCTTATCAACGGACTTTATGATGCTCATCGCTCAGGAGCGCCGGTTATTGCAATAGCCTCTACCTGCCCTTCGGGCGAATTTGGCACCGATTTCTTTCAGGAAACGAATACTATCAAACTTTTCGATGATTGCAGCTCCTATAATGTTCTGGCCAGCACGCCGGTGCAGTTCCCGCGAATGATGCAACAGGCGCTACAGCATGCCTACCATCGAAAGGGCGTAGCTGTGATAGGCCTTCCCGGCGATGTGGCAGGAATGGAAGCCGAAGAAAGCGTTGCAGCCAGCGGAGCTTTCCCGGGCGCGGCGGTCATGCGCCCCTCCTATGCCGATCTGCAGACCTTCGCCGATATGGTAAACAGCAGTAAAAAAACCACGATTTTCTGCGGTATAGGCTGCAGGCACGCACATGATGAGGTGGTCGCCCTTGCTGATAAAGTAAAGGCGCCGGTGGGGTATTCTTTCCGAGGAAAAATGTATGTACAGCATCATAACCCTAATGAAGTGGGTATGACAGGCTTACTAGGCCTTCCGTCGGCCTATCACGCGATGCAGGAGTGCGATCTTCTCATCCTGCTGGGCACAGACTTCCCTTATACCAACTTCCTGCCTAAGCATTGCAAGATCATACAGGTGGACGTCAAGCCGGAAGTTATCGGTCGCCGGGCGAAAGTAACGTTAGGACTTGGAGGAACAGTAAAAGATACCATACAGGGTTTGCTTCCCCTGCTAAATGAAAAAAAAGACGACGAATTTCTGAAGAATCAACTCGATTTCTATGCTAAAGTAAAAAAGGCTATCCGCGTCTATGTAGACGACCCCGGGGATACTGATCTCATTCACCCTGAATATGTATGTTCAGTGATTAATGAACTCGCCGCCGATAATGCCATCTTTACAGTAGATACCGGAATGTCGTGCGTATGGGGCGCCCGGTACCTTGATGCTACCGGCAAACGCGAAATGCTTGGCTCCTTTAATCATGGCTCTATGGCGAATGCAATGCCGCAAGCCATCGGAGCGGCATTGGCGAGACCAGACCAGCAGATAATTGCGCTATGCGGAGATGGGGGCTTATCTATGCTTCTTGGCGACCTGTCCACCATAAAGCAATACAATCTCCCTGTAAAACTGATCGTTTTCAACAACAGGTCGCTGGGCATGGTAAAGCTTGAAATGGAAGTAGGGGGTTTACCCGACTGGCAGACCGATATGCCCGATACCGATTTTGCTGCAATAGCAGAAGCTATGGGAATTAAAGGATTTACAGCCCATACCCCACGCGAAGCGCGAACGGCTATCGGCATGGCGCTGGCAACTGAAGGCCCTGCACTCGTCAATATACTTACCGATCCAAATGCCCTGGCGATGCCACCAAAGGCCACTTTTGATCAGATGAAAGGATTTGCGGTCTCAATGACCAAGATGATGTTTAACGGAAAGGTCGACGAAGTAATAGCCATCATCAAGTCAAACTACAAACACATAGCAGGAATAATCTGA
- a CDS encoding sensor histidine kinase, whose amino-acid sequence MKLFTIYNRMLLVVLFGGFITVGAFFYQALTYILNSTIDEGLNEELMEVREFMHSRNHAPAPKGDKNLIITFENIPNATDYKEIKDTVFFNPKKRVTESGRYLKADIVFEGRPLRVLIINSKLPQQKQFQLIFFAILIPVLILFAVLIYINHYILKKMWQPFRHILSQIKTFNLNKESKYISVNSSVDEFTELDESVSAMITKIREDFREIKLFTENASHEMMTPIAVINSKLDNILQSNTLREEDSQSLQDLYMAISKLNKISHSLLLLVKIEHDLLTGPEELSVNEMILQKADYFRELISERHLHLTIKTANTTVKTSRYLFDILLNNLFSNAIRHNIDSGKINVSLKDGELIFENTGQLSPLQEDKVFERFYKTAGSEGIGLGLAIIKQICNKQNFDLKYEYRAPFHSFIINLN is encoded by the coding sequence ATGAAGTTATTTACGATATATAACAGGATGTTGCTGGTAGTGCTCTTTGGCGGGTTTATAACTGTCGGCGCATTTTTTTACCAGGCATTAACCTACATATTAAATTCGACCATTGATGAAGGTCTTAATGAGGAGTTAATGGAAGTTCGTGAGTTTATGCACTCGCGAAACCATGCACCTGCGCCCAAAGGTGATAAGAACCTGATCATCACATTTGAGAATATCCCCAATGCCACAGACTATAAAGAAATTAAGGATACTGTTTTCTTTAATCCAAAGAAGCGTGTTACCGAGTCGGGCAGATACTTAAAGGCCGATATAGTTTTTGAAGGCAGGCCTCTGCGTGTATTAATAATTAACTCCAAATTACCCCAGCAAAAGCAGTTTCAACTTATCTTCTTTGCTATCCTGATACCGGTACTGATACTCTTTGCCGTTCTGATATACATTAACCATTACATTCTAAAGAAGATGTGGCAACCGTTTCGCCATATTCTGAGTCAGATTAAAACATTCAACTTAAACAAGGAGAGCAAGTACATTAGTGTAAATTCATCAGTGGACGAATTTACTGAGCTTGACGAAAGTGTATCTGCCATGATCACTAAGATCCGGGAGGACTTCAGAGAGATTAAACTGTTTACAGAGAACGCTTCTCACGAAATGATGACTCCGATTGCGGTTATAAACTCCAAACTGGATAATATCCTTCAATCCAATACTTTGCGTGAAGAAGATAGCCAGTCGTTGCAGGATCTGTATATGGCAATATCAAAGCTTAATAAGATAAGTCACTCCCTGCTGCTCCTCGTAAAAATTGAACATGATTTATTGACAGGCCCCGAAGAGCTTTCCGTTAATGAAATGATATTACAAAAAGCAGATTATTTCAGAGAGCTTATTTCTGAAAGACACCTGCACTTAACTATAAAAACAGCAAATACTACCGTCAAGACGAGCCGGTATCTTTTTGATATTTTATTGAATAATCTGTTCAGTAATGCCATCCGGCACAATATAGATTCAGGGAAAATCAATGTTTCCCTAAAGGATGGAGAGTTGATTTTTGAAAACACAGGTCAGTTGAGCCCCCTTCAGGAAGATAAAGTATTCGAACGTTTTTATAAGACCGCAGGATCCGAAGGTATAGGACTAGGCCTGGCTATCATCAAACAAATATGCAATAAACAAAACTTCGACTTAAAGTATGAGTACCGCGCTCCTTTTCACAGCTTCATTATTAACCTGAATTAA
- a CDS encoding universal stress protein: MKTILILTDFSDPSLNAARYAAGLSSELNTSRIILYHSFLPLPMATELPVPPPLPSEDPYGRSNRQLNTLKDELSVKLSERVHIETRTGEGPFVSSVMTLVRDENIDMVVMGTSAKGTLERIIMGSNTLELIRKCKVPLLVIPPEAKYKPVHVVAFASDLKDVSDKTPVLKIKPIIDLLNARLLVFNVSEEGVRSFHADLIKEQKELHERWGTESVEYHYVNHKDIAEGIMRFAEDNNVQLVIVIPGKHEFFESFFHRSISKKLAYHTRIPLLIVNTE; the protein is encoded by the coding sequence ATGAAAACGATATTAATTCTAACCGATTTTTCAGACCCTTCATTAAACGCAGCCCGTTATGCCGCTGGTCTGAGTTCTGAACTCAATACGTCCAGGATCATCCTTTATCATTCTTTTCTGCCGCTGCCCATGGCTACAGAACTTCCTGTTCCCCCGCCTTTGCCGTCAGAAGATCCTTATGGAAGGAGCAACCGGCAGCTGAATACTCTTAAGGACGAATTATCGGTTAAGCTCTCTGAAAGGGTCCACATAGAGACCCGGACAGGAGAGGGGCCGTTCGTTTCTTCCGTAATGACGCTGGTCAGGGATGAGAATATAGATATGGTGGTAATGGGCACTTCGGCAAAAGGAACACTTGAGCGGATCATCATGGGAAGCAACACGCTGGAACTGATACGTAAATGCAAGGTTCCTTTGTTGGTTATACCTCCTGAAGCTAAATATAAACCAGTTCATGTCGTTGCGTTTGCTTCCGACCTGAAAGACGTTTCTGATAAAACTCCTGTGTTGAAGATAAAACCGATCATTGACTTGCTTAATGCGCGTCTTTTAGTGTTTAATGTTAGCGAAGAAGGCGTCCGGAGCTTTCATGCCGATCTTATTAAGGAGCAAAAAGAACTTCACGAACGCTGGGGCACCGAAAGTGTAGAGTATCACTATGTGAACCACAAAGATATAGCTGAAGGGATTATGCGTTTCGCAGAGGATAATAATGTTCAGTTAGTGATTGTTATCCCTGGAAAACACGAGTTCTTTGAAAGCTTTTTCCACAGGAGCATTTCAAAAAAACTCGCATATCATACCCGTATCCCCCTGCTCATCGTGAATACAGAGTAG
- a CDS encoding response regulator transcription factor, with protein MKILIVEDEVSLLKSIKDYLTHEGNICESVSRFETARQKLSLYDYDCVVLDLMLPDGEGMQLLKYIKSLHKTYGVVIISARNALEDKITGLNLGADDYLVKPFHMSELNARIAAIIRRKDHNSNTQIIFNEITIDPLAKTVTVNDTEVYFTRKEYNLLVYFVVNRGKVISKNAAAEHIWGDDADMANSFDFIYTHIKNIRKKLQEAGSKDYFHSVYGVGYRFTAE; from the coding sequence ATGAAAATATTGATTGTGGAAGATGAAGTCAGTTTGCTGAAGAGCATAAAAGACTATCTTACGCATGAGGGCAATATCTGCGAAAGCGTTTCCCGCTTTGAAACGGCCCGGCAGAAGTTGTCATTGTACGATTACGATTGCGTTGTTTTGGATCTGATGCTGCCCGACGGGGAGGGTATGCAATTGCTGAAGTATATTAAATCGCTTCATAAAACCTACGGAGTGGTGATCATATCAGCCCGGAATGCACTTGAAGATAAAATCACGGGGCTCAATCTGGGGGCTGATGATTATCTGGTAAAACCCTTTCATATGTCTGAGCTGAACGCACGTATAGCTGCTATCATCCGCAGAAAAGACCATAACAGCAATACACAGATCATCTTTAATGAAATAACCATCGATCCATTGGCAAAAACGGTGACGGTTAATGATACCGAAGTGTATTTTACCCGGAAGGAGTATAACCTCTTGGTTTATTTTGTAGTAAATAGGGGGAAAGTGATTTCAAAGAATGCGGCCGCCGAACATATATGGGGTGACGATGCTGATATGGCCAACAGCTTCGATTTTATTTACACGCACATTAAGAACATCCGGAAAAAGCTACAGGAAGCAGGATCAAAAGATTACTTCCATTCGGTTTATGGTGTTGGATATCGATTTACTGCCGAATGA
- the xth gene encoding exodeoxyribonuclease III, with amino-acid sequence MKIATYNVNGVNGRLPVLLRWLQETTPDIVCLQELKAPGEKFPEEAIRDAGYNAIWHGQKSWNGVAILTRNLPIEEVGRVLPGDPEDVQSRYIEANVNGIRIACLYLPNGNPAPGPKFDYKLGWFKRLAAHTQTLLAMDVPVVITGDFNVMPTELDVYKPERWLDDALFRPEVRAAFRELVAQGWTDAIRKLYPDEKIYTFWDYFRNAYGRDAGLRIDHFLLSPHLEGRLTAGGVDRYVRGWEKTSDHAPVWIEISES; translated from the coding sequence ATGAAAATTGCTACTTACAATGTGAATGGCGTAAACGGGCGCCTGCCGGTGCTCCTCCGGTGGCTTCAGGAAACCACTCCCGATATAGTCTGCCTGCAGGAGCTCAAAGCGCCTGGCGAAAAGTTCCCGGAAGAAGCTATCCGCGACGCCGGATATAACGCCATCTGGCACGGACAAAAGAGCTGGAACGGTGTGGCCATACTGACCCGCAATTTACCGATAGAAGAGGTAGGCAGGGTGCTTCCGGGAGATCCGGAGGATGTGCAGAGCCGGTACATCGAAGCTAATGTAAACGGAATACGTATCGCTTGTTTGTATCTTCCTAACGGAAATCCTGCCCCCGGACCTAAATTTGACTACAAGCTTGGATGGTTTAAGCGGCTTGCAGCCCATACCCAAACGCTTTTAGCTATGGACGTCCCCGTAGTTATAACAGGTGATTTTAATGTGATGCCTACAGAATTGGATGTATATAAGCCTGAACGATGGCTTGACGACGCTCTGTTCAGGCCCGAAGTACGAGCGGCATTCAGGGAGCTGGTTGCTCAGGGCTGGACAGATGCCATACGGAAGCTCTATCCGGACGAGAAGATCTACACCTTCTGGGATTACTTCCGCAATGCTTATGGTCGTGATGCCGGCTTACGTATAGATCATTTCCTGCTCAGTCCGCATCTCGAAGGCCGCTTGACTGCCGGAGGGGTGGACCGCTATGTTCGCGGATGGGAGAAAACAAGCGATCACGCCCCTGTTTGGATTGAGATATCTGAAAGTTAG
- a CDS encoding phosphatase PAP2 family protein, with product MKYLIIILFFSSIGTKAQTVDSLVKPFSSNRNTSLVSYIPPALYVGYGFMALNNKALIGVDRSVYNDMREDHPHFSTKIDDYLRYSPAAASVALNIAGIKGRHSFTDQTFIYLISTAVVSNSVTFLKRSTRQLRPDGSSNSAFPSGHTATAFAAAEFMHQEFGERSAWYSIAAYSAATATGVLRVYNNAHWFSNIIAGAGVGILSTKAAYLIYPQIKNLVKHRNNISVTPFYYNNASGLTLSASF from the coding sequence ATGAAATATCTGATTATTATCCTGTTCTTTTCTTCAATAGGAACAAAGGCCCAGACAGTTGATTCCCTGGTTAAGCCGTTTTCCAGCAATAGAAATACCTCGCTGGTAAGTTATATTCCCCCGGCACTTTATGTGGGTTACGGGTTTATGGCACTTAACAACAAGGCGCTTATAGGAGTCGACCGAAGCGTATATAACGATATGCGGGAAGATCATCCGCACTTCTCAACAAAGATCGACGACTACCTGCGCTATTCGCCGGCAGCGGCTTCTGTCGCACTAAACATCGCTGGAATTAAAGGCAGGCATTCCTTCACCGACCAGACTTTTATTTATCTCATTTCTACTGCCGTAGTAAGCAATTCGGTAACTTTTCTTAAACGAAGCACCCGTCAGCTCCGCCCCGACGGGAGCTCCAACTCTGCCTTCCCTTCTGGTCATACTGCAACCGCCTTTGCAGCGGCCGAATTTATGCATCAGGAGTTCGGCGAACGTTCCGCATGGTATAGCATTGCCGCCTATTCTGCTGCCACAGCAACCGGAGTTCTGAGGGTATATAACAATGCGCATTGGTTCAGCAACATAATTGCCGGAGCAGGTGTAGGTATTTTGTCGACAAAAGCAGCATACCTGATATATCCTCAAATTAAAAATCTGGTAAAACACCGGAATAATATTTCGGTAACACCCTTTTACTACAACAACGCTTCTGGACTTACGCTATCGGCGTCTTTCTAG
- a CDS encoding DUF4266 domain-containing protein — protein sequence MYKLPMILLVAALLIFFSCTLPSCVSVKPYQKNKLNDAEMELSARHAQKFEQSFQLYREGASGANGGKSGGGCGCN from the coding sequence ATGTACAAATTACCAATGATTTTATTAGTGGCGGCGCTTCTGATATTTTTCAGCTGCACGCTCCCTTCCTGTGTTAGTGTTAAGCCATACCAGAAGAACAAGCTGAATGATGCTGAAATGGAGCTATCAGCCAGGCATGCACAAAAATTCGAACAAAGCTTTCAGCTTTACAGAGAAGGCGCTTCGGGCGCAAACGGCGGAAAAAGTGGCGGAGGCTGCGGTTGTAACTGA
- a CDS encoding thioredoxin family protein, whose amino-acid sequence MIRLLLFNVLFAVQLIWSADFNESRKQAQETHKLILVNFSGSDWCGPCIRLRKEILESGEFESYAQKKLILVRADFPRQKKNQLSKEQERKNEALADMYNPEGKFPYTVLVDENGKVLKHWDGFPDLSPEQFVSQIKLVDDARQ is encoded by the coding sequence ATGATTAGATTATTGCTTTTTAATGTTTTATTCGCTGTACAGCTTATCTGGTCTGCCGATTTCAATGAATCAAGAAAACAGGCTCAGGAAACGCATAAATTGATACTGGTTAACTTTTCTGGCTCCGATTGGTGTGGACCCTGCATCCGGCTTCGCAAGGAAATCTTAGAGTCAGGTGAGTTTGAATCGTACGCTCAAAAAAAGCTCATCCTCGTCCGTGCCGACTTTCCGCGTCAGAAAAAGAATCAACTTAGCAAGGAGCAGGAGCGAAAGAATGAGGCTCTGGCGGACATGTATAATCCTGAAGGAAAATTCCCTTATACAGTGTTGGTAGACGAAAATGGAAAAGTGCTTAAACATTGGGATGGGTTTCCCGACCTTTCTCCTGAGCAGTTTGTTAGTCAGATCAAGTTAGTTGACGATGCAAGACAGTGA
- a CDS encoding DUF3570 domain-containing protein codes for MKKLYINIAVFYLSLLSLHAQPTQVASAEQDTTTYKSRKLNLEEVNFVSSYYHQNGNHSAVTGGIGTERLSDFANTIDIQLSNFSKQGRKNTYLFELGVDHYTSASSDKIDPSTISSASMQDIRIYPSLSWTSLNEQTGNSFGFTGSFSSEYDYQSVGAAFNITRLSKDKNTQFDFKAQVFLDRWSVILPVELRDEVGKGYRQGDSAPRNSFSTSFSLSQVISKRLQALLAIEPSYQHGLLATRYQRNYFTDGSVQVEDLPSARYKLPLALRLNYFLSDHYIIRTYYRYYLDNWGLRAHTAEIEVPVKFTSFVSVSPFYRFNTQRGTKYFAPYGQHSPGSEHFTSDYDLSDLHSNFIGAGFRITPPKGVLGWQRLNMLEIRYGHYVRSTDLNSNIFTLNLRFK; via the coding sequence ATGAAGAAGCTATATATTAATATTGCCGTATTTTATCTGAGCCTGCTTTCATTGCATGCACAGCCAACTCAAGTCGCCTCTGCTGAACAGGACACAACAACCTACAAGTCGCGGAAGCTCAATCTTGAGGAGGTTAATTTTGTATCGTCTTACTACCATCAGAATGGTAACCACTCGGCAGTCACCGGTGGCATCGGAACAGAACGCCTATCGGATTTCGCCAATACCATTGATATTCAACTTTCGAACTTTAGCAAACAAGGGCGGAAAAACACTTACCTTTTTGAGCTTGGGGTTGATCATTACACCTCGGCGTCTTCAGATAAAATCGACCCTTCAACTATTTCATCTGCATCCATGCAGGATATCAGGATCTATCCTTCTTTGTCATGGACCAGCTTAAATGAGCAAACAGGCAACTCTTTTGGATTCACCGGTTCATTTTCAAGCGAATACGATTACCAGTCGGTTGGCGCTGCATTTAATATTACACGGCTTTCCAAAGACAAGAATACGCAGTTCGACTTCAAGGCCCAGGTGTTCCTTGACCGGTGGAGTGTGATTTTGCCGGTTGAGCTGAGGGATGAGGTAGGCAAAGGCTACAGACAGGGAGATTCCGCTCCCAGAAACTCCTTCAGTACGTCGTTTTCGCTATCTCAGGTGATCAGCAAACGACTCCAGGCGCTGTTGGCAATAGAACCCTCCTATCAGCATGGATTGCTGGCGACGCGTTATCAACGAAATTATTTCACCGACGGATCAGTCCAGGTGGAGGATCTTCCCAGCGCAAGGTATAAATTGCCTCTTGCCCTGCGACTGAACTACTTTTTAAGTGATCATTATATTATCCGTACCTATTACCGGTATTATCTGGATAACTGGGGACTGCGCGCGCATACGGCCGAAATTGAAGTTCCTGTAAAGTTTACTTCTTTTGTTTCGGTAAGTCCTTTCTACCGGTTTAATACACAACGGGGAACTAAATATTTCGCTCCTTACGGGCAACACAGTCCCGGTTCCGAGCATTTCACGAGCGACTATGACTTGTCGGATCTTCACAGCAATTTCATAGGGGCAGGGTTCAGAATAACGCCGCCTAAGGGAGTACTTGGCTGGCAACGCCTCAATATGCTGGAAATCCGCTATGGTCATTACGTTCGTTCAACTGATTTAAACTCAAACATTTTTACCCTGAACCTTCGGTTCAAATAA
- a CDS encoding FAD:protein FMN transferase, whose protein sequence is MQDSEVMEYLPVMHKRGLRLMGNHFELSVVSDDKRWAEDCIDKAVSEIKRIEALLTTFQESSQTNLINRHAGVKPVRVDKEVFDLITRAVKISELTQGAFDITYGSIDKSLWNFDVNMKHLPAPETARESVKLINYKNIVLEASEQTVYLKEKGMRIGFGGIGKGYAADVAKALLLQNGVKSGIVNAAGDLATWGSQPDGRPWTIAIADPNRKVPYFSKLNISNMAIATSGNYEKYALIDGKKYSHTIDPKTGLPVSGIKSVSIICPSAELADALATPVMVMGVSAGLDMINQLRHVGCIVIDDNNHLFTSKNINIQS, encoded by the coding sequence ATGCAAGACAGTGAGGTTATGGAATATCTGCCCGTTATGCATAAGCGGGGCCTGCGTTTAATGGGGAACCATTTTGAACTAAGCGTAGTCAGCGACGATAAACGATGGGCAGAAGACTGCATTGATAAAGCGGTGTCTGAAATTAAACGTATAGAAGCGCTGCTTACCACTTTTCAGGAGAGCAGTCAGACAAACCTGATCAATCGCCATGCAGGAGTAAAGCCAGTAAGAGTAGATAAAGAGGTTTTTGATCTGATCACACGGGCAGTAAAAATCTCAGAATTAACACAAGGCGCTTTTGACATTACCTATGGATCAATCGACAAAAGCCTATGGAACTTTGACGTGAACATGAAGCACTTACCAGCTCCTGAAACGGCGCGCGAATCGGTAAAGCTAATCAACTATAAAAACATCGTTTTAGAGGCTTCAGAGCAAACGGTATACTTAAAAGAAAAAGGAATGCGTATTGGCTTTGGCGGAATTGGCAAGGGATATGCAGCAGACGTGGCCAAGGCGCTGCTACTCCAGAATGGAGTAAAAAGCGGTATCGTAAATGCTGCCGGTGATCTGGCTACCTGGGGCAGTCAGCCCGACGGCCGTCCATGGACCATTGCCATTGCCGACCCTAACCGGAAGGTGCCTTATTTTTCGAAGTTGAACATCAGTAATATGGCTATTGCTACATCGGGCAATTACGAAAAATACGCTTTAATAGACGGAAAAAAATACTCACATACAATCGACCCGAAAACAGGCCTCCCCGTAAGCGGAATTAAAAGTGTGAGTATCATCTGTCCAAGCGCGGAGCTTGCAGATGCGCTGGCCACTCCTGTGATGGTTATGGGAGTTTCTGCCGGTCTTGATATGATCAATCAGCTGCGGCATGTAGGCTGTATTGTAATCGACGACAATAACCATCTCTTTACCTCCAAGAATATAAATATCCAGTCCTGA